The following are from one region of the Dreissena polymorpha isolate Duluth1 chromosome 2, UMN_Dpol_1.0, whole genome shotgun sequence genome:
- the LOC127869437 gene encoding SAC3 domain-containing protein 1-like isoform X3: MSLSEKKEPHSAGRERENLLHPFEVAVGHTPKCPRADYSRCVKEYCRPTVGKEDRNPAEVRPPSVLLDTVHYLIHSVATLKCPWNEIYDFIFDRLRAVRQDLVVQECEDRHAIEILEAAVRFHVYSEYRLCTEHISVFDAKINSQHAQECLKRLISLYNIRGNTSENRAEFEATYLLYNLGAEEALLHYLSLDVHLRHCSIVRQAYQMSIAFAANNWVRVLRMYANLSSTIHLCAVHRHFTCIQQRALHTMNAGYSSKNLTFPIAKLTELLFLNTDTETQIICEMYGVTVLGEGVQFFRGNFKSDEKVERSHCDFVNSQLKHKTIPEILKGKSSPLKKPVGHGNEASSVPKGRQISGHADLDVREEKRQSRKSVQGTQSSDQLDLNKEKQGRQPSEKLDLNIENQGRPCSNVVQNQGTQSNNIDLLASLLPCKLQGNITRTDALNHEFSKKCST, encoded by the exons gaGAGAACGTGAAAACCTTCTTCATCCTTTCGAAGTGGCCGTGGGTCATACTCCAAAATG CCCTCGGGCAGATTACAGTCGCTGTGTGAAGGAATACTGCCGGCCTACCGTCGGTAAGGAGGACAGGAACCCAGCCGAGGTCAGGCCTCCATCTGTATTACTGGATACAGTCCACTATCTTATACATAG TGTTGCAACTTTGAAATGCCCTTGGAACGAGATTTACGACTTCATATTTGACCGACTGCGGGCAGTTCGGCAGGATCTGGTGGTCCAGGAGTGTGAAGATAGGCACGCCATTGAGATACTGGAGGCAGCTGTTAGGTTCCATGTATACTCTGAGTACAG GCTGTGTACTGAACACATTTCTGTGTTTGATGCCAAGATTAACAGTCAGCATGCACAGGAATGTCTCAAG AGGCTGATTTCCCTGTACAATATCCGAGGAAATACCAGTGAGAACAGGGCAGAGTTTGAGGCTACATACCTGCTGTATAACCTGGGGGCAGAGGAGGCCTTACTGCACTATCTGAGTCTAGATGTACACCTGAG ACACTGTTCCATCGTTAGGCAGGCGTATCAGATGAGTATTGCTTTTGCGGCTAACAACTGGGTGAGAGTGTTGAGAATGTATGCCAACCTGTCTTCTACCATCCACCTGTGTGCCGTCCATAGACACTTCACTTGTATCCAACA GAGGGCTCTCCACACTATGAATGCAGGCTATTCAAGCAAAAACCTCACATTTCCCATAGCAAAACTGACAGAGTTACTGTTCTTGAACACTGATACGGAAACCCAGATAATTTGTGAGATGTACGGAGTTACTGTCCTTGGTGAAGGGGTGCAGTTTTTTAGAGGGAATTTCAAGTCTGATGAAAAG GTTGAGAGATCCCACTGTGATTTTGTTAACAGTCAGTTAAAGCATAAGACCATTCCTGAAATTCTGAAAGGAAAATCATCACCTTTGAAAAAACCTGTAGGACATGGAAATGAAGCATCTTCAGTACCTAAAGGGAGACAAATCAGTGGCCATGCAGACTTGGATGTACGGGAGGAAAAAAGGCAATCCAGAAAATCGGTTCAAGGGACACAATCCAGTGATCAGCTGGATCTGAATAAAGAAAAACAAGGGAGACAACCCAGTGAGAAGCTGGATCTGAATATAGAAAATCAAGGGAGGCCATGCAGTAATGTTGTACAAAATCAAGGGACACAATCCAATAATATAGATCTACTAGCAAGCTTGTTGCCTTGTAAACTCCAAGGAAACATTACACGGACAGATGCTCTCAATCACGAATTTTCAAAGAAATGTTCTACTTGA
- the LOC127869437 gene encoding SAC3 domain-containing protein 1-like isoform X1: protein MVASHNIESEINPKLQTHQRFMKMRERENLLHPFEVAVGHTPKCPRADYSRCVKEYCRPTVGKEDRNPAEVRPPSVLLDTVHYLIHSVATLKCPWNEIYDFIFDRLRAVRQDLVVQECEDRHAIEILEAAVRFHVYSEYRLCTEHISVFDAKINSQHAQECLKRLISLYNIRGNTSENRAEFEATYLLYNLGAEEALLHYLSLDVHLRHCSIVRQAYQMSIAFAANNWVRVLRMYANLSSTIHLCAVHRHFTCIQQRALHTMNAGYSSKNLTFPIAKLTELLFLNTDTETQIICEMYGVTVLGEGVQFFRGNFKSDEKVERSHCDFVNSQLKHKTIPEILKGKSSPLKKPVGHGNEASSVPKGRQISGHADLDVREEKRQSRKSVQGTQSSDQLDLNKEKQGRQPSEKLDLNIENQGRPCSNVVQNQGTQSNNIDLLASLLPCKLQGNITRTDALNHEFSKKCST from the exons gaGAGAACGTGAAAACCTTCTTCATCCTTTCGAAGTGGCCGTGGGTCATACTCCAAAATG CCCTCGGGCAGATTACAGTCGCTGTGTGAAGGAATACTGCCGGCCTACCGTCGGTAAGGAGGACAGGAACCCAGCCGAGGTCAGGCCTCCATCTGTATTACTGGATACAGTCCACTATCTTATACATAG TGTTGCAACTTTGAAATGCCCTTGGAACGAGATTTACGACTTCATATTTGACCGACTGCGGGCAGTTCGGCAGGATCTGGTGGTCCAGGAGTGTGAAGATAGGCACGCCATTGAGATACTGGAGGCAGCTGTTAGGTTCCATGTATACTCTGAGTACAG GCTGTGTACTGAACACATTTCTGTGTTTGATGCCAAGATTAACAGTCAGCATGCACAGGAATGTCTCAAG AGGCTGATTTCCCTGTACAATATCCGAGGAAATACCAGTGAGAACAGGGCAGAGTTTGAGGCTACATACCTGCTGTATAACCTGGGGGCAGAGGAGGCCTTACTGCACTATCTGAGTCTAGATGTACACCTGAG ACACTGTTCCATCGTTAGGCAGGCGTATCAGATGAGTATTGCTTTTGCGGCTAACAACTGGGTGAGAGTGTTGAGAATGTATGCCAACCTGTCTTCTACCATCCACCTGTGTGCCGTCCATAGACACTTCACTTGTATCCAACA GAGGGCTCTCCACACTATGAATGCAGGCTATTCAAGCAAAAACCTCACATTTCCCATAGCAAAACTGACAGAGTTACTGTTCTTGAACACTGATACGGAAACCCAGATAATTTGTGAGATGTACGGAGTTACTGTCCTTGGTGAAGGGGTGCAGTTTTTTAGAGGGAATTTCAAGTCTGATGAAAAG GTTGAGAGATCCCACTGTGATTTTGTTAACAGTCAGTTAAAGCATAAGACCATTCCTGAAATTCTGAAAGGAAAATCATCACCTTTGAAAAAACCTGTAGGACATGGAAATGAAGCATCTTCAGTACCTAAAGGGAGACAAATCAGTGGCCATGCAGACTTGGATGTACGGGAGGAAAAAAGGCAATCCAGAAAATCGGTTCAAGGGACACAATCCAGTGATCAGCTGGATCTGAATAAAGAAAAACAAGGGAGACAACCCAGTGAGAAGCTGGATCTGAATATAGAAAATCAAGGGAGGCCATGCAGTAATGTTGTACAAAATCAAGGGACACAATCCAATAATATAGATCTACTAGCAAGCTTGTTGCCTTGTAAACTCCAAGGAAACATTACACGGACAGATGCTCTCAATCACGAATTTTCAAAGAAATGTTCTACTTGA
- the LOC127869437 gene encoding SAC3 domain-containing protein 1-like isoform X2: MIGMCQHMCSKSEILLRERENLLHPFEVAVGHTPKCPRADYSRCVKEYCRPTVGKEDRNPAEVRPPSVLLDTVHYLIHSVATLKCPWNEIYDFIFDRLRAVRQDLVVQECEDRHAIEILEAAVRFHVYSEYRLCTEHISVFDAKINSQHAQECLKRLISLYNIRGNTSENRAEFEATYLLYNLGAEEALLHYLSLDVHLRHCSIVRQAYQMSIAFAANNWVRVLRMYANLSSTIHLCAVHRHFTCIQQRALHTMNAGYSSKNLTFPIAKLTELLFLNTDTETQIICEMYGVTVLGEGVQFFRGNFKSDEKVERSHCDFVNSQLKHKTIPEILKGKSSPLKKPVGHGNEASSVPKGRQISGHADLDVREEKRQSRKSVQGTQSSDQLDLNKEKQGRQPSEKLDLNIENQGRPCSNVVQNQGTQSNNIDLLASLLPCKLQGNITRTDALNHEFSKKCST; encoded by the exons gaGAGAACGTGAAAACCTTCTTCATCCTTTCGAAGTGGCCGTGGGTCATACTCCAAAATG CCCTCGGGCAGATTACAGTCGCTGTGTGAAGGAATACTGCCGGCCTACCGTCGGTAAGGAGGACAGGAACCCAGCCGAGGTCAGGCCTCCATCTGTATTACTGGATACAGTCCACTATCTTATACATAG TGTTGCAACTTTGAAATGCCCTTGGAACGAGATTTACGACTTCATATTTGACCGACTGCGGGCAGTTCGGCAGGATCTGGTGGTCCAGGAGTGTGAAGATAGGCACGCCATTGAGATACTGGAGGCAGCTGTTAGGTTCCATGTATACTCTGAGTACAG GCTGTGTACTGAACACATTTCTGTGTTTGATGCCAAGATTAACAGTCAGCATGCACAGGAATGTCTCAAG AGGCTGATTTCCCTGTACAATATCCGAGGAAATACCAGTGAGAACAGGGCAGAGTTTGAGGCTACATACCTGCTGTATAACCTGGGGGCAGAGGAGGCCTTACTGCACTATCTGAGTCTAGATGTACACCTGAG ACACTGTTCCATCGTTAGGCAGGCGTATCAGATGAGTATTGCTTTTGCGGCTAACAACTGGGTGAGAGTGTTGAGAATGTATGCCAACCTGTCTTCTACCATCCACCTGTGTGCCGTCCATAGACACTTCACTTGTATCCAACA GAGGGCTCTCCACACTATGAATGCAGGCTATTCAAGCAAAAACCTCACATTTCCCATAGCAAAACTGACAGAGTTACTGTTCTTGAACACTGATACGGAAACCCAGATAATTTGTGAGATGTACGGAGTTACTGTCCTTGGTGAAGGGGTGCAGTTTTTTAGAGGGAATTTCAAGTCTGATGAAAAG GTTGAGAGATCCCACTGTGATTTTGTTAACAGTCAGTTAAAGCATAAGACCATTCCTGAAATTCTGAAAGGAAAATCATCACCTTTGAAAAAACCTGTAGGACATGGAAATGAAGCATCTTCAGTACCTAAAGGGAGACAAATCAGTGGCCATGCAGACTTGGATGTACGGGAGGAAAAAAGGCAATCCAGAAAATCGGTTCAAGGGACACAATCCAGTGATCAGCTGGATCTGAATAAAGAAAAACAAGGGAGACAACCCAGTGAGAAGCTGGATCTGAATATAGAAAATCAAGGGAGGCCATGCAGTAATGTTGTACAAAATCAAGGGACACAATCCAATAATATAGATCTACTAGCAAGCTTGTTGCCTTGTAAACTCCAAGGAAACATTACACGGACAGATGCTCTCAATCACGAATTTTCAAAGAAATGTTCTACTTGA